Proteins from a genomic interval of Clostridium scatologenes:
- a CDS encoding exonuclease domain-containing protein — protein sequence MNFTAIDFETANERRNSPCSIGIAVVKAGHVVEKMHHLIRPKEMRFMPINIGIHGIRPAVVENEPEFDKVWEKIKHYFNGNLVIAHNASFDISVLRKTAELYDIDLPKFKYICTMKLSKNFYRGIENAKLNTVNNFLGYEFKHHDALYDALACSNILLNIAAELKCDDIDEISKLVGVSIGTVDGCEYKPSRVKGMIIKTSNRIYVPKKRSVFERLKADVYKNEVVVFTGRLDSMPRDEAMRLVRVFGGTTGSSVTRKTTILVTNMKDVKDLRREEMSTKLKRAVDLNAKGQNIRFLNEEEFLGIK from the coding sequence ATGAATTTTACAGCTATAGATTTTGAAACTGCAAATGAAAGAAGAAATAGTCCATGCTCAATTGGTATTGCTGTTGTTAAAGCTGGACATGTTGTAGAAAAAATGCATCACTTAATAAGACCTAAAGAAATGAGATTTATGCCAATTAATATTGGAATTCATGGAATAAGACCAGCTGTGGTTGAAAATGAACCAGAGTTTGATAAGGTATGGGAAAAGATTAAGCATTATTTTAATGGAAATTTAGTAATAGCTCACAATGCTTCCTTTGATATATCAGTTTTAAGAAAGACTGCAGAACTTTATGATATAGATTTGCCAAAGTTTAAATATATTTGTACTATGAAACTTAGCAAAAATTTTTATAGAGGAATTGAAAATGCAAAATTAAACACAGTAAATAACTTTTTAGGATATGAGTTCAAGCACCATGATGCATTGTATGATGCTCTTGCATGCAGCAATATATTACTTAATATAGCAGCGGAATTAAAATGTGATGATATTGATGAAATATCTAAACTAGTAGGAGTAAGCATAGGAACTGTAGATGGCTGCGAATATAAGCCGTCGCGTGTCAAAGGAATGATAATAAAAACGTCTAATAGAATTTATGTTCCTAAAAAACGAAGTGTATTTGAAAGATTAAAAGCTGATGTATATAAAAATGAAGTAGTGGTGTTCACTGGAAGGCTGGATTCTATGCCAAGGGATGAAGCTATGAGATTAGTTAGAGTATTTGGAGGAACTACAGGAAGTTCTGTTACAAGAAAGACAACAATTTTAGTGACTAACATGAAAGATGTAAAAGATTTACGTAGAGAAGAAATGAGCACTAAGCTTAAAAGAGCAGTGGATTTAAATGCAAAAGGACAAAATATAAGGTTTTTAAATGAAGAAGAGTTTTTAGGAATAAAATAA
- a CDS encoding pentapeptide repeat-containing protein encodes MATNRSVKGNFNYNNIEKKDKNFMYKNLERSNCYNCDFSGSIFDFVSFRGAHFKSTNFLKCSFKYAEFIGTNLKGSDFKSSIFENAIFDSVKLEDTNFNDVKFINTIFLSTDMSKAKNIDINTAGIRIFKEMPKLEISDELRSAVLTAIENKYVKKARVLDTKDGGLNTLNIMLLLENFTEETIIAGLKSIVTKLDREFYTLSYIIKFLNLQE; translated from the coding sequence ATGGCAACAAATAGAAGTGTTAAGGGAAATTTCAACTACAATAATATAGAGAAGAAAGATAAAAACTTTATGTACAAAAACCTAGAGAGAAGCAATTGTTATAACTGTGACTTTTCAGGCTCAATTTTTGATTTTGTAAGCTTTAGAGGAGCACATTTTAAATCTACCAATTTCCTAAAGTGCAGTTTTAAATATGCAGAATTTATTGGAACAAATTTAAAAGGCAGTGACTTTAAAAGTTCTATTTTTGAAAATGCTATTTTTGACTCTGTTAAGTTGGAAGATACTAATTTCAATGATGTAAAGTTTATAAATACTATATTCTTATCTACTGATATGAGTAAAGCTAAAAATATTGATATAAATACCGCCGGCATCAGAATCTTCAAAGAAATGCCAAAATTAGAAATCAGTGACGAGTTAAGAAGTGCTGTTTTAACCGCTATTGAAAACAAGTATGTAAAGAAAGCACGAGTCCTTGATACAAAAGACGGCGGCCTTAATACATTAAATATTATGCTTCTACTAGAAAATTTTACAGAAGAAACAATAATTGCGGGACTAAAGTCAATTGTTACAAAGCTAGACAGGGAATTTTACACTTTAAGTTATATAATAAAGTTTTTGAATTTGCAAGAATAA
- a CDS encoding DEAD/DEAH box helicase: MNFDQLGISENIVKILKNNGITEPTPVQSESINLIKNGRDVIVESQTGTGKTLAFLLPIFENISTKVDTVQALILTPTRELALQITEEALKLKQAKDINILAAYGGKDIGSQLKKLKTGIHLIIATPGRLLDHLERKTIDLSKLKTFVLDEADQMLLMGFKNDVETIIKETSKKRQTLCFSATINSDVKRLAYRYTKEPLAVTINKEEITLDAIKQQVVETTDRRKQDALCTVLNQDNPYMAIIFCRTKRRVDELEVSLYKRGCDCKKLHSDILQSKRERIMKAFRNGDFQYLIATDVASRGLDISGVSHIYNYDIPESAESYIHRIGRTGRAGEEGYTCLFIDPKDRLRLEEIEKAIKFKIPRRDLGEENHGNK; encoded by the coding sequence ATGAATTTTGACCAATTAGGTATCAGCGAAAATATAGTAAAGATATTAAAAAATAATGGCATCACTGAGCCCACACCGGTTCAATCCGAAAGCATCAATCTTATAAAGAATGGAAGAGATGTTATAGTGGAATCTCAAACCGGAACAGGAAAAACACTGGCGTTTTTGCTTCCCATTTTTGAAAATATCTCAACTAAGGTGGACACAGTTCAAGCCTTGATTTTAACTCCTACAAGGGAGCTTGCCCTTCAGATAACCGAGGAAGCTCTAAAGCTTAAACAGGCTAAGGATATTAATATATTGGCAGCCTATGGAGGTAAGGATATAGGTTCTCAGCTTAAGAAGCTAAAAACAGGTATCCATCTTATTATTGCAACTCCGGGAAGACTTCTTGATCATCTTGAAAGAAAAACCATAGATTTAAGTAAATTAAAAACCTTTGTGCTGGATGAAGCAGATCAAATGCTTTTAATGGGCTTTAAGAATGATGTGGAGACAATTATAAAAGAAACCTCTAAAAAACGCCAAACCCTTTGTTTCTCTGCAACCATAAATTCAGATGTTAAAAGACTGGCCTATAGATACACGAAAGAACCGTTAGCAGTAACAATAAATAAAGAAGAAATAACTCTTGATGCTATTAAACAACAGGTAGTAGAAACTACAGATAGAAGAAAACAGGATGCTTTATGCACTGTGCTCAATCAAGACAATCCATATATGGCTATAATATTTTGCAGAACCAAAAGAAGAGTGGATGAACTGGAAGTATCACTATATAAACGAGGCTGCGACTGCAAAAAGTTGCACAGTGATATACTTCAATCAAAACGTGAAAGAATAATGAAAGCCTTTAGAAATGGTGATTTTCAATACTTAATAGCAACGGATGTTGCCTCTAGGGGACTTGATATAAGCGGAGTCAGCCATATATATAACTACGACATACCTGAAAGTGCAGAAAGTTATATACATAGAATCGGCAGAACCGGAAGAGCTGGAGAGGAAGGCTACACCTGCCTATTTATTGACCCAAAAGACAGATTGAGACTTGAAGAAATAGAAAAAGCTATTAAATTTAAAATACCAAGAAGGGACTTAGGTGAAGAGAATCATGGCAACAAATAG
- a CDS encoding tyrosine-type recombinase/integrase, whose amino-acid sequence MKLIQPIKDTNLINTVKLELRKAGYKNYLLFDIAINTGLKIIDIINLTVWDVKNKSQIEVKENRTGKLLKYAVSPEIYKEIQKFILGMSAGELLFPSRKGGKNPITNKQAYKWLNEISQKLGLDNLGTHTLRKTFGYHHYKKHNDIALLQNLFSHSTPDMTLRYIGVADIEATSIEDFFQ is encoded by the coding sequence ATGAAACTTATTCAGCCCATAAAGGATACTAACTTAATTAATACAGTAAAATTGGAATTACGTAAGGCCGGATATAAAAATTATTTACTATTTGATATAGCAATAAACACTGGCTTAAAGATTATAGATATAATAAATCTTACAGTTTGGGATGTGAAAAATAAGTCTCAAATTGAAGTAAAGGAAAATAGAACTGGTAAGCTATTGAAATACGCCGTGTCTCCTGAAATTTACAAAGAAATTCAGAAGTTTATACTTGGAATGTCTGCAGGAGAGCTGCTTTTTCCAAGTAGAAAAGGTGGAAAAAATCCTATAACAAACAAGCAAGCCTATAAGTGGCTGAATGAAATAAGCCAAAAACTTGGTCTAGATAATCTCGGCACCCATACACTCAGAAAAACCTTTGGATATCACCATTATAAAAAGCATAATGATATAGCCTTGCTGCAGAACTTATTTAGTCACTCTACCCCTGATATGACTCTTAGATATATAGGTGTTGCTGATATTGAAGCCACCAGCATTGAGGATTTTTTTCAGTAA
- a CDS encoding acyl-CoA thioesterase/bile acid-CoA:amino acid N-acyltransferase family protein — protein MKIEIFDIEALVVEKIKIKVMELIPNSKLRISMKMELPWCKGEEYSSYGVFISDEKGEVDLDLANPVEGTYKANDSMGLIYSLKKSRTEGKNIAENISIDKPMIMNMVFEYFDEKKEINLKRLFKTEDIIVKYIHEDEFNGQLFYKEKSNNKIVLMLGGSDGDAQALDLLAAPLASKGFNVLMVPYFASEGLPNKLEKVSLEYFEKIFKWIENNEITKSEEIFLHGTSKGGELALLLASRYKQIKKVVAVEPHAYCFQALNGMMVGNNVSSWSYKGQSIPYIEVDNNIFFQDQKKAIEKGIPFGFASTYEKSIERAVNKEEARIKVENSEADILLITGKEDNIWNSYDGCLEIVDNLKKNNYKNNIELLIYDKMGHPIPVPYVIPIRETLSMNMMGGVFSSGGTIEGNVEGQFKSWKRTIEFLMKPLSQNLKK, from the coding sequence ATGAAAATAGAAATATTTGATATAGAAGCTCTTGTGGTTGAAAAAATAAAAATTAAAGTTATGGAATTAATCCCAAATAGCAAACTAAGAATTAGTATGAAAATGGAATTACCATGGTGTAAGGGAGAGGAATATTCATCTTATGGAGTATTTATTTCTGATGAAAAAGGTGAAGTAGATTTAGATTTAGCTAATCCTGTAGAAGGTACTTATAAAGCTAATGATAGTATGGGATTAATTTATTCATTGAAGAAGTCTAGAACTGAAGGCAAAAATATTGCAGAAAATATATCTATTGACAAACCAATGATTATGAATATGGTATTTGAATATTTTGATGAAAAAAAAGAAATTAACTTAAAAAGGTTGTTCAAAACAGAAGATATTATTGTAAAGTATATACATGAAGATGAGTTTAATGGGCAGTTATTCTACAAAGAAAAATCTAATAACAAAATAGTTTTAATGTTGGGGGGATCAGACGGGGATGCACAAGCATTGGATCTTTTGGCAGCACCACTTGCATCTAAAGGATTTAATGTTCTTATGGTTCCATACTTTGCGTCAGAAGGATTGCCAAATAAATTAGAAAAAGTTTCACTAGAATATTTTGAAAAAATATTTAAATGGATTGAGAATAATGAAATTACTAAATCTGAAGAAATATTTTTACATGGAACATCAAAAGGTGGAGAGTTAGCACTTTTACTTGCTTCAAGATACAAACAAATTAAAAAAGTGGTTGCAGTGGAACCTCATGCTTATTGTTTTCAAGCACTTAATGGAATGATGGTGGGAAATAATGTCTCATCATGGTCGTATAAAGGACAGTCAATTCCGTATATAGAAGTTGATAATAATATATTTTTTCAAGATCAAAAAAAGGCTATAGAAAAAGGAATTCCATTTGGTTTTGCTAGTACTTATGAGAAAAGCATTGAAAGAGCAGTAAATAAAGAAGAAGCAAGAATAAAAGTAGAAAATTCTGAAGCGGATATTCTTCTGATTACAGGAAAAGAAGATAACATATGGAATAGTTATGATGGTTGTTTAGAAATAGTAGATAATCTAAAAAAGAATAACTACAAAAACAATATAGAATTACTAATATATGATAAAATGGGTCATCCAATCCCAGTTCCATATGTTATTCCTATAAGAGAAACACTATCTATGAATATGATGGGGGGAGTATTTTCTTCAGGAGGAACTATAGAAGGTAATGTAGAAGGACAGTTTAAATCATGGAAAAGAACAATTGAATTTTTAATGAAACCTTTATCACAAAACCTTAAAAAATAA
- a CDS encoding zf-HC2 domain-containing protein, which produces MKISCEIIKDLLPLYYDGVCSNESKALVEEHLTFCNNCKVELQAMEDALPINKSEQNLKEAEAVQKLSKIWKRGMTKSLLKGIFSTILIIALFLLILYIFLGFKIVPKP; this is translated from the coding sequence ATGAAAATATCTTGTGAAATAATAAAAGATTTACTGCCATTGTATTATGATGGTGTATGTAGTAATGAAAGCAAAGCACTAGTTGAGGAACACCTTACTTTTTGTAATAACTGCAAAGTCGAGCTGCAAGCAATGGAAGATGCATTACCCATTAACAAATCAGAACAAAATTTAAAAGAAGCCGAGGCAGTACAAAAATTATCAAAGATTTGGAAAAGAGGTATGACAAAATCTTTGTTAAAAGGCATTTTTAGCACAATTTTGATAATTGCACTCTTTCTCCTAATTCTCTATATCTTCTTAGGTTTCAAGATCGTACCAAAACCTTAA
- a CDS encoding RNA polymerase sigma factor, translated as MTDFSDIYTEYFSVVYKYVLSLSRNEAIAEEVTQETFFKAMRHIDQFNGTCRLYVWLCQIAKNTYFSFCQKQKHTATGIDTDFSDTTLDLETRYLDKDAAQRLHVLLHNLNEPYKEVFTLRVFGELPFLQIGELFQKTDSWARLIFYRAKKQLQEAMK; from the coding sequence GTGACAGACTTCAGTGATATATATACCGAGTATTTCTCGGTTGTGTATAAATATGTTCTATCTCTAAGTCGAAATGAAGCTATTGCAGAAGAAGTTACACAGGAAACTTTTTTCAAGGCAATGCGTCATATAGATCAATTCAACGGAACGTGTAGGCTATATGTATGGCTCTGTCAGATTGCAAAAAATACTTACTTTTCATTTTGTCAAAAGCAAAAGCATACAGCTACAGGTATAGATACAGACTTTTCAGATACAACTCTAGATTTAGAAACTAGGTATCTTGACAAAGACGCAGCACAGCGATTACATGTCCTACTTCATAATCTGAATGAGCCATACAAAGAGGTTTTTACTTTACGAGTATTCGGAGAACTGCCATTTTTACAAATTGGTGAATTGTTCCAGAAAACCGATAGTTGGGCAAGGCTGATTTTTTACAGGGCAAAAAAACAATTACAGGAGGCAATGAAATGA
- a CDS encoding MarR family winged helix-turn-helix transcriptional regulator, whose product MNIVNEIISSLKKIQESNEITVPSIKNKLTFSQIHCIAAIEYIEDANITKLSQELGMTTGAITKMCKKLLNEGYVWKYQKEGNNKEMYYNLTELGLGVCKIHKKVHEKSYNKKKAIISQYNNEEKVTILRFLNDMNSIIEDTFSEVVENYTGSDD is encoded by the coding sequence GTGAATATTGTTAATGAAATTATATCTTCATTAAAAAAAATACAAGAAAGTAATGAGATAACTGTTCCTAGTATTAAGAATAAACTCACCTTTTCACAAATTCATTGTATTGCAGCTATAGAATATATCGAAGATGCAAATATAACTAAGTTATCACAAGAACTAGGAATGACAACAGGTGCTATAACTAAAATGTGTAAAAAGCTATTAAATGAAGGTTATGTTTGGAAATATCAAAAAGAAGGAAATAATAAAGAAATGTATTACAATTTAACTGAATTGGGATTAGGTGTATGCAAAATTCATAAAAAAGTTCATGAAAAATCATATAATAAGAAGAAAGCTATTATATCTCAATATAATAATGAAGAGAAAGTCACTATATTAAGATTTTTAAATGATATGAATTCAATAATAGAAGATACATTTTCAGAAGTTGTGGAAAATTATACTGGAAGTGATGATTAA
- a CDS encoding methyltransferase family protein: protein MSNITIVGYIWIIFWIYWILAAIKTRSNVKKESSGQMRIERAVHLILVVIAYVITFFQFKNTFLWNEIIPNYRYVQYIGITILVLSLLFAIWARIVLGRNWSGAIQKVEGQRLVCSGPYKYIRNPIYTAMVCGFFGTFITFGSLTSFIGFCIILIIYIIKINREQRFLIIEFGDEYEKYIKRSWALIPYIF, encoded by the coding sequence ATGAGCAATATTACTATAGTTGGTTATATTTGGATAATATTTTGGATTTATTGGATATTAGCAGCCATAAAAACTAGGTCAAATGTAAAAAAAGAATCAAGTGGTCAAATGAGGATAGAAAGAGCAGTACATTTAATATTAGTAGTAATTGCTTATGTTATTACATTTTTTCAATTTAAAAATACATTCTTATGGAACGAAATAATACCTAATTATAGATATGTTCAATATATAGGAATTACAATTTTAGTGTTATCACTTTTATTTGCAATATGGGCGAGAATAGTATTGGGGAGAAATTGGAGTGGGGCAATTCAAAAAGTAGAAGGGCAAAGATTAGTTTGTAGTGGACCGTATAAATATATAAGAAATCCTATTTATACAGCAATGGTATGTGGATTCTTTGGAACTTTTATTACATTTGGAAGTTTAACTTCTTTTATAGGATTTTGTATCATTTTAATTATTTATATTATAAAAATAAATAGAGAACAAAGATTTTTAATAATAGAATTTGGTGACGAATATGAGAAATATATAAAAAGATCATGGGCTTTAATTCCTTATATATTTTAA
- a CDS encoding DUF1453 domain-containing protein, which translates to MSIVYLILIVIVLKFFRIFNGKSKRIKFPNIWLIPILFIIMIVEDYVKVLNFSLKEILIISIFSIIGLGVGIIRGGTLKYSNDEAKGEVYYNESYLSLGVYVFLIVIKCFFRYAEGDISSFISIWILVFGCASMIGRSIWLTYKYFQISSVVQ; encoded by the coding sequence GTGTCAATAGTTTATCTTATATTGATTGTTATAGTATTAAAGTTTTTTAGGATATTTAATGGAAAGAGTAAAAGGATTAAGTTTCCCAATATATGGTTGATACCTATATTATTTATAATAATGATTGTTGAAGATTATGTAAAAGTATTAAATTTTTCCTTAAAAGAAATTTTGATAATATCTATTTTTTCGATTATTGGATTAGGAGTTGGAATAATTCGTGGAGGAACATTAAAATATAGTAATGATGAAGCTAAAGGTGAAGTTTATTATAATGAATCGTATTTAAGTCTTGGAGTTTATGTTTTTCTTATTGTTATAAAATGTTTTTTTAGATACGCAGAAGGAGATATATCTAGTTTTATAAGTATATGGATTCTTGTGTTTGGATGTGCATCTATGATAGGAAGAAGTATATGGTTAACATATAAGTACTTTCAAATTTCAAGCGTTGTTCAATAG
- a CDS encoding TetR/AcrR family transcriptional regulator yields the protein MEPKYDLRIIRTYKSLTGAFLQLMSEKHFEDITINELCERAMIGRTTFYKHFADKYEFFRFFVRQLQSDFDASNTTSADYENPHYFFMSILGHLLDFLKEHEQFVHMVLSSNLLSTLLDILSDQITFDIAQKIRIGIKKGMDVPASPEIIASFFTGAIIHTIRWWLMQKKKLPEEKLIEEVEKILFALH from the coding sequence ATGGAACCAAAATACGACTTACGGATTATCCGTACATATAAATCATTGACAGGAGCTTTTTTACAGCTCATGAGCGAAAAACACTTTGAAGATATCACAATAAATGAATTATGTGAAAGAGCGATGATTGGCAGAACCACATTTTATAAACATTTTGCAGATAAATATGAGTTTTTTCGTTTTTTTGTTAGACAATTGCAATCTGATTTTGATGCATCAAATACTACTTCAGCTGATTATGAAAATCCACATTATTTTTTTATGAGTATCCTAGGTCATTTGCTAGATTTCTTAAAAGAACATGAACAATTTGTTCATATGGTATTAAGTAGTAATTTACTTTCTACACTTCTAGACATACTTTCGGATCAAATTACTTTTGATATTGCTCAGAAAATTAGAATTGGCATAAAAAAAGGTATGGATGTACCTGCATCTCCTGAGATAATAGCATCTTTTTTCACTGGTGCTATAATACACACTATTAGATGGTGGCTAATGCAAAAAAAGAAGTTACCTGAAGAAAAGTTAATTGAAGAAGTAGAAAAAATTCTCTTTGCTTTGCATTAA
- a CDS encoding NADH:flavin oxidoreductase → MQISPGWGRQGHPDMMHEAIAAGAPSAISIETDLRNLNYGWAKQLKRLGVTLIDEIGGVEKLKNLSDEEYEDVKDMAFNYLKKNAPEFFHAIKGHTPRELTIAEIEKIEGFMVEHACAAYKLGYDGVELHTPHGYLLHQFLSPHSNQRTDMYGGSTENRARVVTNIIERIRKKIGSDKVLGCRLSGDELVTGGLGHEEVCKLVKLFTDAGANYFDVSQGCYENPGAGFAPDGENDFTRWAPGFKEASGGLPIITPDFVNPEIAAEAIKSGKTDIISLGRQSIADPYWPAKVKAGRCGDIVKCIRCQQCYMNLFEPRWIRCSMNPTAGFEKYYPELWQDNGLMDVHAKRFMDKRQGLPQI, encoded by the coding sequence ATGCAAATTTCTCCCGGATGGGGAAGGCAGGGACATCCAGATATGATGCATGAGGCTATTGCTGCAGGTGCTCCATCAGCTATCTCCATAGAAACAGACCTGCGAAATTTAAATTATGGTTGGGCTAAGCAGTTGAAAAGGCTTGGTGTTACACTGATTGATGAAATTGGAGGTGTGGAAAAACTTAAAAATCTTAGCGATGAGGAATATGAAGATGTTAAAGATATGGCTTTTAACTATCTAAAAAAGAATGCTCCTGAATTTTTCCACGCAATTAAAGGACATACTCCACGAGAATTAACTATTGCAGAAATTGAAAAGATAGAGGGATTCATGGTTGAACATGCTTGTGCTGCGTATAAATTAGGTTATGACGGTGTAGAACTCCATACTCCTCATGGATATCTTCTACATCAATTCTTGTCACCGCACTCCAATCAACGTACTGATATGTATGGTGGCAGTACTGAAAATCGCGCTCGTGTAGTTACAAATATTATTGAGCGTATCCGTAAAAAAATTGGCTCAGATAAGGTGCTAGGTTGTCGTCTTTCAGGAGATGAATTGGTAACAGGTGGATTAGGTCACGAAGAAGTATGTAAGCTAGTTAAGCTTTTTACTGATGCAGGAGCAAACTATTTTGACGTATCACAAGGCTGTTATGAGAATCCGGGAGCTGGATTTGCACCAGATGGTGAAAATGACTTTACACGCTGGGCACCAGGCTTTAAAGAGGCTAGTGGAGGACTACCAATCATTACACCAGATTTTGTTAATCCAGAGATTGCTGCAGAAGCAATTAAAAGCGGAAAAACCGATATTATTTCTCTTGGACGTCAGTCTATTGCTGATCCATATTGGCCTGCAAAGGTGAAAGCTGGAAGATGCGGAGATATCGTAAAATGTATACGTTGTCAGCAATGTTACATGAATTTATTTGAACCTCGTTGGATTCGCTGTTCCATGAATCCTACTGCTGGATTTGAAAAATATTATCCAGAACTTTGGCAGGATAATGGCTTAATGGATGTACATGCAAAAAGATTTATGGATAAACGACAAGGTTTACCTCAAATATAA
- a CDS encoding amidohydrolase family protein, which produces MWWRAIDGIMRPLLQGAPEKYSDMIEPWELKKSSDPENIIRAMDKYNVDIACLLPESMMDTTGYSSRWCTNGDTWKAVLKHTDRFIIEPNISPIKHRGVENAIWEMEYWVEQGAKIFKYYPPEDTYINDPELWPFYKRAEELGIVLDIHTGFSWVPPGKSKYCLPIQLDDVARDFPNLKLVAFHMGYPYCDDLNMVAMGHPNIYLCLSLLVPWAITAPYKFGKILGEAMRFAGPDRIIWGTDSAGYGVQIGAAVMGLRNFQIPEELQWKYGYLPLIDEDKRKIFGGNLAGLLGIDTTVRRISKR; this is translated from the coding sequence ATGTGGTGGCGTGCTATTGATGGCATTATGCGCCCTTTGCTGCAGGGAGCACCAGAAAAATACTCTGATATGATAGAACCTTGGGAACTTAAAAAAAGTTCTGATCCCGAAAATATAATCCGTGCAATGGATAAATATAACGTTGACATTGCATGTCTTTTACCTGAATCTATGATGGATACTACAGGATATTCCAGTCGTTGGTGTACAAATGGTGATACATGGAAGGCTGTTTTAAAACATACTGATCGTTTTATAATTGAGCCGAATATTTCTCCAATTAAGCACAGAGGTGTAGAAAATGCTATATGGGAGATGGAATATTGGGTAGAGCAGGGCGCAAAAATTTTTAAATACTATCCACCTGAAGATACCTATATAAATGATCCTGAGCTATGGCCTTTTTATAAGAGAGCTGAAGAGCTTGGTATTGTGTTAGATATTCATACGGGTTTCTCATGGGTGCCACCTGGAAAGAGTAAGTATTGTTTGCCTATCCAACTTGATGATGTTGCTCGCGACTTTCCAAACTTAAAGCTTGTAGCTTTCCATATGGGGTACCCTTATTGTGATGATCTCAATATGGTAGCTATGGGGCATCCTAATATATACTTATGTTTGAGTTTGCTTGTACCTTGGGCAATAACTGCACCATACAAATTCGGGAAAATTCTTGGAGAAGCAATGAGATTTGCAGGGCCAGATCGTATAATTTGGGGAACAGATAGTGCTGGATATGGTGTTCAAATTGGTGCGGCAGTAATGGGCCTTCGTAACTTTCAAATTCCTGAAGAATTGCAATGGAAGTACGGCTATTTACCTCTTATTGATGAGGATAAGCGTAAGATATTTGGTGGCAATTTAGCTGGACTTTTGGGGATTGATACCACTGTGCGTCGTATAAGTAAGCGATGA
- a CDS encoding SDR family NAD(P)-dependent oxidoreductase, producing MHKFQGKYAVATGGTDGITKESIICMAKEGLSGAIIAGRNEERGIKAAEEIKNLTACECYYVKTDVSKPEDIINLFKVAKLKFPTIHILINGAGVCPSMPIESIDVQEWDRVMNINLRSMHLCILEALKFMKPQKYGKIINISSAAGRIGGNESSIAYSVSKGGMITATKCYAKAYGVYNINVNGICPGAIRTNMITDFTYVNSPESLIKKIIPLGRLGKVEDCSGVISFLASNDSDYITGCSIDVNGGVFMN from the coding sequence ATGCATAAATTTCAAGGTAAATATGCTGTTGCTACAGGTGGAACGGATGGCATTACAAAGGAAAGTATCATTTGTATGGCAAAGGAAGGATTAAGTGGTGCTATAATTGCTGGTAGAAATGAAGAACGTGGCATAAAGGCCGCTGAAGAAATAAAAAACTTAACAGCTTGTGAATGCTATTATGTTAAAACTGATGTATCAAAGCCAGAGGATATAATAAATTTATTTAAAGTAGCAAAATTGAAATTTCCTACTATTCACATTTTAATAAATGGTGCCGGAGTTTGTCCATCAATGCCAATCGAAAGTATTGATGTGCAAGAATGGGATAGAGTGATGAATATTAATTTAAGGAGTATGCACTTATGTATATTAGAAGCTCTTAAGTTTATGAAACCACAGAAATATGGAAAAATAATTAACATTTCTTCTGCTGCAGGTAGAATTGGTGGAAATGAATCATCTATAGCGTATTCTGTATCAAAAGGTGGAATGATTACTGCCACCAAATGCTATGCAAAAGCATATGGTGTTTACAATATTAATGTAAATGGTATTTGTCCAGGTGCTATTAGAACGAATATGATTACTGATTTTACTTATGTAAATTCTCCAGAATCTTTAATTAAAAAAATCATTCCTTTGGGTAGATTAGGAAAAGTTGAAGATTGTAGTGGAGTTATATCATTTTTAGCTAGTAATGATTCAGATTACATTACTGGATGTAGTATAGATGTAAATGGTGGAGTATTCATGAATTAG